In Carya illinoinensis cultivar Pawnee chromosome 10, C.illinoinensisPawnee_v1, whole genome shotgun sequence, one DNA window encodes the following:
- the LOC122278275 gene encoding UDP-arabinose 4-epimerase 1-like isoform X7 produces MATYGVKTLIYSSTCATYGEPEKMPITEETLQVPINPYGKAKKMAEDIILDFSKKSDMAVMILRYFNVIGSDPEGRLGEAPRPELREHGRISGACFDAARTIIPGLKVRGSDYDTPDGTCIRDYIDVTDLVDAHVKALEKAEPRKVGIYNIGTGKGRSVKEFVEACKKATGVDIKVDYLPRRPGDYARVYSDPSKIRQELNWTAQYTDLEESLQIAWRWQKSHLYGYGTPLAVSY; encoded by the exons ATGGCTACATATGGTGTGAAGACATTGATATATTCTAGTACCTGTGCAACATACGGGGAACCTGAAAAGATGCCCATTACTGAAGAAACTCTGCAG GTCCCCATTAATCCATATGGAAAAGCTAAAAAGATGGCAGAAGATATTATCCTTGATTTTTCTAAAAAGTCAGACATGGCAGTCATGATCTTAAG ATACTTCAATGTGATTGGGTCAGATCCAGAGGGCAGACTAGGTGAAGCTCCAAGACCTGAACTACGTGAACACGGCCGAATATCTGGTGCTTGTTTTGATGCAGCTCGCACTATTATTCCTGGGCTGAAG GTTAGAGGATCAGACTACGATACACCTGATGGCACTTGCATAAGGGATTACATTGATGTCACTGATCTGGTTGATGCTCACGTGAAAGCTCTTGAAAAGGCAGAACCTAGAAAGGTTGGAATTTACAACATTGGCACTGGAAAAG GTAGATCTGTAAAGGAGTTTGTGGAGGCATGTAAGAAGGCTACAGGAGTAGACATCAAGGTTGATTACCTACCCCGCCGGCCAGGCGACTATGCCAGAGTGTACAGCGACCCATCTAAAATCAGGCAAGAACTGAACTGGACGGCACAATACACCGATCTTGAAGAGAGTTTGCAGATTGCCTGGAGATGGCAAAAGTCGCATCTTTATGGCTATGGCACCCCTTTGGCAGTTTCTTACTGA
- the LOC122278277 gene encoding probable ribose-5-phosphate isomerase 4, chloroplastic isoform X1: MASLASSSSSINFLVHVPAAFNGIGTKRRSRGKTSSISVTHSSLADASALLQAAHYTVDTCIKSGMVIGLGSGHASGMAIQYLGRQLRAGVLEDIVGVPTSVASASEAAKAGVPMDKYQDCLQIDFAFDDADIIEEGTLSAIIGRQRPKDEESILLQQKSILNAAKKLAFMITQSQYKGDLDGSIPVLIQSLNWMQTAEEIDDLFLGDAEVWRRSSIGQASPLGGDFPLVTREGHNVLDVIFTSPIPSLAEVAESLDKVNGVVDHGVICKFPCTAVITSSDGLCIVNNMPKNAVEFHCAAP, encoded by the exons ATGGCATCACTGGCTTCGTCTTCGTCGTCCATTAATTTTCTTGTGCATGTGCCCGCAGCTTTTAATGGCATTGGCACAAAACGCAGAAGTAGAGGAAAGACGAGTTCTATCAGTGTTACTCATTCAAGTCTCGCTGACGCCTCGGCTCTCCTCCAAGCAGCCCATTACACT GTGGATACGTGCATAAAAAGTGGCATGGTTATTGGGTTGGGGTCTGGTCATGCTTCTGGTATGGCCATACAATATCTGGGTCGACAACTTCGTGCTGGCGTTTTAGAAGATATAGTAGGTGTACCCAC GTCCGTTGCAAGTGCAAGTGAAGCAGCGAAGGCAGGAGTTCCAATGGATAAGTATCAAGATTGTCTTCAA ATTGATTTTGCGTTTGATGATGCTGATATTATAGAAGAAGGAACACTCAGTGCTATCATTGGACGCCAAAGACCAAAAGATGAGGAGTCAATACTCCTTCAACAGAAG TCCATACTAAATGCAGCCAAAAAGCTTGCGTTCATGATCACACAGAGTCAGTACAAAGGTGATCTGGATGGGTCCATCCCAGTTTTGATTCAATCT CTCAACTGGATGCAAACTGCTGAAGAGATTGATGACCTATTTTTAGGTGATGCAGAG GTATGGAGGAGGTCATCCATAGGGCAAGCAAGTCCATTAGGGGGTGATTTCCCTTTAGTCACTAGAGAAGGCCATAATGTTCTTGATGTTATATTTACATCTCCAATTCCAAGCCTTG CGGAAGTAGCTGAAAGCCTTGATAAAGTCAATGGGGTCGTGGACCATGGAGTCATATGCAAGTTCCC ATGCACAGCAGTGATTACTTCTTCAGATGGACTGTGCATTGTTAATAATATGCCAAAGAATGCGGTGGAG TTTCATTGCGCTGCCCCCTAA
- the LOC122278277 gene encoding probable ribose-5-phosphate isomerase 4, chloroplastic isoform X2: MASLASSSSSINFLVHVPAAFNGIGTKRRSRGKTSSISVTHSSLADASALLQAAHYTVDTCIKSGMVIGLGSGHASGMAIQYLGRQLRAGVLEDIVGVPTSVASASEAAKAGVPMDKYQDCLQIDFAFDDADIIEEGTLSAIIGRQRPKDEESILLQQKSILNAAKKLAFMITQSQYKGDLDGSIPVLIQSLNWMQTAEEIDDLFLGDAEVWRRSSIGQASPLGGDFPLVTREGHNVLDVIFTSPIPSLAEVAESLDKVNGVVDHGVICKFPCTAVITSSDGLCIVNNMPKNAVEKS, translated from the exons ATGGCATCACTGGCTTCGTCTTCGTCGTCCATTAATTTTCTTGTGCATGTGCCCGCAGCTTTTAATGGCATTGGCACAAAACGCAGAAGTAGAGGAAAGACGAGTTCTATCAGTGTTACTCATTCAAGTCTCGCTGACGCCTCGGCTCTCCTCCAAGCAGCCCATTACACT GTGGATACGTGCATAAAAAGTGGCATGGTTATTGGGTTGGGGTCTGGTCATGCTTCTGGTATGGCCATACAATATCTGGGTCGACAACTTCGTGCTGGCGTTTTAGAAGATATAGTAGGTGTACCCAC GTCCGTTGCAAGTGCAAGTGAAGCAGCGAAGGCAGGAGTTCCAATGGATAAGTATCAAGATTGTCTTCAA ATTGATTTTGCGTTTGATGATGCTGATATTATAGAAGAAGGAACACTCAGTGCTATCATTGGACGCCAAAGACCAAAAGATGAGGAGTCAATACTCCTTCAACAGAAG TCCATACTAAATGCAGCCAAAAAGCTTGCGTTCATGATCACACAGAGTCAGTACAAAGGTGATCTGGATGGGTCCATCCCAGTTTTGATTCAATCT CTCAACTGGATGCAAACTGCTGAAGAGATTGATGACCTATTTTTAGGTGATGCAGAG GTATGGAGGAGGTCATCCATAGGGCAAGCAAGTCCATTAGGGGGTGATTTCCCTTTAGTCACTAGAGAAGGCCATAATGTTCTTGATGTTATATTTACATCTCCAATTCCAAGCCTTG CGGAAGTAGCTGAAAGCCTTGATAAAGTCAATGGGGTCGTGGACCATGGAGTCATATGCAAGTTCCC ATGCACAGCAGTGATTACTTCTTCAGATGGACTGTGCATTGTTAATAATATGCCAAAGAATGCGGTGGAG AAAAGTTAA
- the LOC122278277 gene encoding probable ribose-5-phosphate isomerase 4, chloroplastic isoform X4, with product MASLASSSSSINFLVHVPAAFNGIGTKRRSRGKTSSISVTHSSLADASALLQAAHYTVDTCIKSGMVIGLGSGHASGMAIQYLGRQLRAGVLEDIVGVPTSVASASEAAKAGVPMDKYQDCLQIDFAFDDADIIEEGTLSAIIGRQRPKDEESILLQQKSILNAAKKLAFMITQSQYKGDLDGSIPVLIQSLNWMQTAEEIDDLFLGDAEVWRRSSIGQASPLGGDFPLVTREGHNVLDVIFTSPIPSLAEVAESLDKVNGVVDHGVIYAQQ from the exons ATGGCATCACTGGCTTCGTCTTCGTCGTCCATTAATTTTCTTGTGCATGTGCCCGCAGCTTTTAATGGCATTGGCACAAAACGCAGAAGTAGAGGAAAGACGAGTTCTATCAGTGTTACTCATTCAAGTCTCGCTGACGCCTCGGCTCTCCTCCAAGCAGCCCATTACACT GTGGATACGTGCATAAAAAGTGGCATGGTTATTGGGTTGGGGTCTGGTCATGCTTCTGGTATGGCCATACAATATCTGGGTCGACAACTTCGTGCTGGCGTTTTAGAAGATATAGTAGGTGTACCCAC GTCCGTTGCAAGTGCAAGTGAAGCAGCGAAGGCAGGAGTTCCAATGGATAAGTATCAAGATTGTCTTCAA ATTGATTTTGCGTTTGATGATGCTGATATTATAGAAGAAGGAACACTCAGTGCTATCATTGGACGCCAAAGACCAAAAGATGAGGAGTCAATACTCCTTCAACAGAAG TCCATACTAAATGCAGCCAAAAAGCTTGCGTTCATGATCACACAGAGTCAGTACAAAGGTGATCTGGATGGGTCCATCCCAGTTTTGATTCAATCT CTCAACTGGATGCAAACTGCTGAAGAGATTGATGACCTATTTTTAGGTGATGCAGAG GTATGGAGGAGGTCATCCATAGGGCAAGCAAGTCCATTAGGGGGTGATTTCCCTTTAGTCACTAGAGAAGGCCATAATGTTCTTGATGTTATATTTACATCTCCAATTCCAAGCCTTG CGGAAGTAGCTGAAAGCCTTGATAAAGTCAATGGGGTCGTGGACCATGGAGTCATAT ATGCACAGCAGTGA
- the LOC122278277 gene encoding probable ribose-5-phosphate isomerase 4, chloroplastic isoform X3: MASLASSSSSINFLVHVPAAFNGIGTKRRSRGKTSSISVTHSSLADASALLQAAHYTVDTCIKSGMVIGLGSGHASGMAIQYLGRQLRAGVLEDIVGVPTSVASASEAAKAGVPMDKYQDCLQIDFAFDDADIIEEGTLSAIIGRQRPKDEESILLQQKSILNAAKKLAFMITQSQYKGDLDGSIPVLIQSLNWMQTAEEIDDLFLGDAEVWRRSSIGQASPLGGDFPLVTREGHNVLDVIFTSPIPSLAEVAESLDKVNGVVDHGVICKFPLVFLPPYAQQ; encoded by the exons ATGGCATCACTGGCTTCGTCTTCGTCGTCCATTAATTTTCTTGTGCATGTGCCCGCAGCTTTTAATGGCATTGGCACAAAACGCAGAAGTAGAGGAAAGACGAGTTCTATCAGTGTTACTCATTCAAGTCTCGCTGACGCCTCGGCTCTCCTCCAAGCAGCCCATTACACT GTGGATACGTGCATAAAAAGTGGCATGGTTATTGGGTTGGGGTCTGGTCATGCTTCTGGTATGGCCATACAATATCTGGGTCGACAACTTCGTGCTGGCGTTTTAGAAGATATAGTAGGTGTACCCAC GTCCGTTGCAAGTGCAAGTGAAGCAGCGAAGGCAGGAGTTCCAATGGATAAGTATCAAGATTGTCTTCAA ATTGATTTTGCGTTTGATGATGCTGATATTATAGAAGAAGGAACACTCAGTGCTATCATTGGACGCCAAAGACCAAAAGATGAGGAGTCAATACTCCTTCAACAGAAG TCCATACTAAATGCAGCCAAAAAGCTTGCGTTCATGATCACACAGAGTCAGTACAAAGGTGATCTGGATGGGTCCATCCCAGTTTTGATTCAATCT CTCAACTGGATGCAAACTGCTGAAGAGATTGATGACCTATTTTTAGGTGATGCAGAG GTATGGAGGAGGTCATCCATAGGGCAAGCAAGTCCATTAGGGGGTGATTTCCCTTTAGTCACTAGAGAAGGCCATAATGTTCTTGATGTTATATTTACATCTCCAATTCCAAGCCTTG CGGAAGTAGCTGAAAGCCTTGATAAAGTCAATGGGGTCGTGGACCATGGAGTCATATGCAAGTTCCCGTTAGTTTTCTTGCCTCCTT ATGCACAGCAGTGA